In Nocardia sputorum, a single genomic region encodes these proteins:
- a CDS encoding patatin-like phospholipase family protein, whose product MTSSTSLSPVAEVIRARRATSGRADGHRLVLVIEGGGSRGVYSSGMVSALEELGLAGVFDAVYGTSAGAINGAWLLCGRAIPGMRSWTDPAIMRRAIDPARLLRGRPAFDLRYLVHQVYDGIEPMDFAAILANTTTFHPIATDIRTGQSVDLHPHITDKHTLMRALRASAGLPILAGPPVALGGSAFFDGGLSETVPIRTAVRAGATLALVLRTRRVDERRPPASRLHQLVGGGYMRAVAPGAYRAWLERPRQQDIEDRALAELGDSVLQIHPPVGSPDIDSATRDTTLLAAGLQIGRRAALAALSAVLPAA is encoded by the coding sequence GTGACCAGCTCGACAAGCCTCTCCCCTGTCGCGGAGGTGATTCGCGCGCGGCGTGCCACGTCCGGCCGTGCCGACGGTCACCGCCTGGTGCTGGTGATCGAGGGTGGCGGCAGCCGGGGCGTGTACTCCAGCGGCATGGTGTCCGCACTGGAGGAACTGGGACTCGCCGGGGTGTTCGACGCCGTGTACGGCACGTCGGCGGGCGCCATCAACGGCGCCTGGCTGCTGTGCGGGCGCGCCATCCCCGGCATGCGCTCCTGGACCGATCCGGCGATCATGCGCCGTGCCATCGACCCGGCCCGGCTGCTGCGCGGACGCCCGGCGTTCGACCTGCGGTATCTCGTGCACCAGGTGTACGACGGCATCGAACCGATGGATTTCGCGGCGATCCTGGCCAACACCACGACGTTCCATCCGATCGCCACCGATATCCGCACCGGGCAGTCGGTCGACCTGCACCCGCACATCACCGACAAGCACACGCTCATGCGCGCGTTGCGCGCGTCGGCGGGCCTGCCCATCCTGGCCGGACCGCCGGTCGCCCTGGGCGGCTCGGCGTTCTTCGACGGCGGTCTCTCCGAGACCGTGCCGATCCGCACCGCGGTCCGTGCGGGCGCCACCCTCGCCTTGGTGCTGCGCACCCGGCGGGTGGACGAAAGACGCCCGCCCGCGTCGCGCCTGCACCAGCTCGTCGGTGGCGGTTATATGCGCGCCGTGGCTCCCGGCGCGTACCGAGCCTGGTTGGAACGCCCGCGCCAGCAGGACATCGAAGACCGCGCGCTCGCCGAACTGGGCGACTCGGTCCTGCAGATCCACCCGCCCGTCGGCTCTCCCGACATCGACAGCGCGACCCGCGACACCACGCTGCTGGCCGCGGGCCTGCAGATCGGCCGCCGAGCCGCGCTCGCCGCACTCTCCGCCGTCCTTCCCGCCGCCTGA
- a CDS encoding acyl-CoA carboxylase subunit beta → MTSVQQQPASGPAGSPDIHTTAGKLADLRNRLEEAKHPMGEAAVDKVHAKGKMTARERILALLDEGSFVELDALARHRSVNFGLENNRPLGDGVVTGYGTIDGRDVCIFSQDVTVFGGSLGEVYGEKIVKVMDLALKTGRPLIGINEGAGARIQEGVVSLGLYGEIFHRNIQASGVIPQISLIMGPAAGGHVYSPALTDFVVMVDGTSQMFVTGPDVIKTVTGEDVTMEDLGGAHTHMTKSGVAHYVASGEQDALDYVKDLLSYLPSNNRAEAPRFPATDPIDGAIEDSLTDEDLELDSIIPDSPNQPYDMHEVIRRLLDDDEFLEVQAERAMNIIVGFGRIDGRSVGIVANQPTQYAGCLDIDASEKAARFVRTCDAFNIPIITLVDVPGFLPGTGQEYNGIIRRGAKLLYAYGEATVGKITIITRKAYGGAYDVMGSKHMGADVNLAWPTAQIAVMGASGAVGFVYRKQLQQAAKDGGDVDALRLELQNEYEDTLVNPYVAAERGYVDAVIPPSHTRGQIVSALRLLERKMVTLPPKKHGNIPL, encoded by the coding sequence ATGACGAGTGTCCAGCAGCAGCCCGCATCAGGTCCGGCGGGCTCCCCCGATATCCACACCACCGCCGGGAAGCTGGCTGACCTGCGGAATCGGCTGGAAGAGGCCAAGCACCCGATGGGTGAGGCCGCGGTCGACAAGGTGCACGCGAAGGGCAAGATGACTGCCCGCGAGCGCATCCTCGCTCTGCTGGACGAAGGCTCTTTCGTCGAGCTCGACGCACTGGCCCGCCACCGCAGCGTCAACTTCGGCCTGGAGAACAACCGGCCGCTCGGCGACGGCGTGGTGACCGGCTACGGCACCATCGACGGCCGCGACGTCTGCATCTTCAGCCAGGACGTCACGGTGTTCGGCGGCAGCCTCGGTGAGGTCTACGGCGAGAAGATCGTCAAGGTGATGGACCTGGCCCTGAAGACCGGCCGCCCGCTGATCGGCATCAACGAGGGCGCGGGCGCGCGTATCCAGGAGGGCGTGGTCTCCCTGGGTCTGTACGGCGAGATCTTCCACCGCAACATCCAGGCCTCGGGTGTGATCCCGCAGATCTCGCTGATCATGGGCCCGGCCGCGGGCGGTCACGTGTACTCCCCCGCGCTCACCGACTTCGTCGTGATGGTCGACGGCACCAGCCAGATGTTCGTCACCGGCCCGGACGTCATCAAGACGGTCACCGGCGAGGACGTCACCATGGAGGACCTGGGCGGCGCGCACACGCACATGACCAAGTCCGGCGTGGCGCACTACGTCGCCTCCGGCGAGCAGGACGCCCTGGACTACGTCAAGGACCTGCTGTCCTACCTGCCGAGCAACAACCGCGCCGAGGCCCCGCGGTTCCCGGCCACCGACCCGATCGACGGCGCCATCGAGGACTCGCTCACCGACGAGGACCTCGAGCTGGACTCGATCATCCCGGACTCGCCGAACCAGCCCTACGACATGCACGAGGTGATCCGTCGCCTGCTCGACGACGACGAGTTCCTCGAGGTGCAGGCCGAGCGCGCGATGAACATCATCGTCGGCTTCGGCCGGATCGACGGCCGCAGCGTGGGCATCGTGGCCAACCAGCCCACCCAGTACGCGGGCTGCCTGGACATCGACGCCTCGGAGAAGGCCGCGCGCTTCGTGCGCACCTGCGACGCGTTCAACATCCCGATCATCACCCTGGTCGACGTGCCCGGCTTCCTGCCCGGCACCGGCCAGGAGTACAACGGCATCATCCGGCGCGGCGCGAAGCTGCTCTACGCCTACGGTGAGGCCACTGTGGGCAAAATCACGATCATCACCCGCAAGGCCTACGGCGGCGCCTACGACGTCATGGGTTCCAAGCACATGGGCGCCGACGTGAACCTCGCCTGGCCCACCGCGCAGATCGCCGTCATGGGCGCGTCCGGCGCCGTCGGGTTCGTCTACCGCAAGCAGCTGCAGCAGGCCGCCAAGGACGGCGGAGACGTCGATGCGCTGCGGCTCGAGCTCCAGAACGAGTACGAGGACACGCTCGTGAACCCGTACGTCGCCGCCGAGCGCGGCTACGTGGACGCGGTCATTCCGCCCTCGCACACCCGTGGCCAGATCGTGTCCGCGCTGCGACTGCTCGAACGCAAGATGGTGACCCTGCCGCCGAAGAAACACGGCAACATCCCGCTGTGA
- a CDS encoding sulfurtransferase codes for MPVAPDPHPSLGSYAYPHRLVTTEWLSANIGARGLKIIEANEDTLLYDIGHVPGATKLDWRSDLNDPVTRDYIDGTRFTELMRAKGIERDDTVVIYGDRGNTQAAHTAWVFTLFGHEDVRLLDGGRAAWISEGRDTTFEPDYPVRSAYPTVRRDDVTFRAFREDVLAHLGKPVIDVRSAEEYSGTRVGEPADPEDAALRGGHIPSASNIPWSEALAADGSFRSRTELDDVYRALAGQDEVIVYSRVGARSGHTWFVLTYLLGREGVRNYDGSWTEWGNSVRMPIARGDEPGEVPARGGSRRARSR; via the coding sequence GTGCCCGTCGCTCCGGACCCTCATCCCTCACTCGGTTCCTACGCATATCCTCACCGACTAGTAACCACGGAGTGGCTGTCGGCAAACATAGGCGCGCGCGGACTCAAGATCATCGAGGCCAACGAGGACACGCTGCTCTACGACATCGGGCACGTTCCGGGCGCCACCAAGCTGGATTGGCGAAGCGATCTGAACGATCCGGTCACGCGCGACTATATCGACGGAACCCGCTTCACCGAACTGATGCGCGCCAAAGGGATAGAACGTGACGACACGGTTGTGATCTACGGGGATCGGGGCAATACGCAGGCGGCGCACACCGCGTGGGTGTTCACGCTGTTCGGACACGAGGACGTGCGCCTGCTCGACGGTGGGCGCGCGGCGTGGATCTCCGAGGGGCGCGACACGACATTCGAGCCCGACTACCCGGTGCGCAGCGCCTACCCCACCGTGCGCCGGGACGACGTCACCTTCCGCGCCTTCCGGGAGGACGTGCTCGCCCACTTGGGCAAGCCGGTGATCGACGTGCGTTCGGCCGAGGAGTACTCCGGCACGCGCGTGGGCGAACCAGCCGATCCCGAGGACGCCGCACTGCGCGGCGGCCACATTCCCAGCGCGTCGAACATCCCGTGGTCGGAGGCGCTCGCGGCCGATGGGAGCTTCCGATCCCGCACCGAACTCGACGACGTCTACCGCGCGTTGGCCGGCCAGGACGAGGTGATCGTCTACAGTCGAGTCGGCGCGCGATCCGGCCACACCTGGTTCGTCCTGACCTACCTGCTCGGACGCGAGGGCGTACGCAACTACGACGGGTCCTGGACGGAGTGGGGAAACTCGGTGCGGATGCCGATCGCCAGAGGGGACGAACCCGGTGAAGTACCCGCTCGCGGCGGTTCGCGGCGCGCCAGGAGCAGGTAG
- a CDS encoding helix-turn-helix transcriptional regulator, translating into MSDSWPRRRLLAILRGASEPLDAQELARITGQHVTTVRFHLDVLTRESLVRQFQQPPRGRGRPRIGYSAVQRSVGYQDLAQVLADQLGPDSRRRSEAAIAAGRAWGSRLDVGDHRVESLEDAKDLTMTLMSELGFAPERDPSPETEGKALIRLTACPLRELARTHSEVVCGVHLGLIEEVLDRGGAQGTIDVRMHPFVEPELCVARLELIAAQRAEAQQAATVPPGGDAEALTAPSGRVAPQLRNADPNVAKQSAQQW; encoded by the coding sequence ATGTCCGATTCTTGGCCGCGGCGGCGACTGCTCGCGATCCTACGTGGCGCCAGCGAGCCTCTCGACGCCCAGGAACTGGCCAGAATCACCGGACAGCACGTCACCACGGTCCGTTTCCACCTCGATGTGCTCACCAGGGAATCCCTCGTCCGGCAGTTCCAGCAGCCGCCGCGCGGGCGTGGGCGGCCGCGCATCGGATACAGCGCGGTGCAGCGATCGGTCGGCTACCAGGATCTGGCGCAGGTGCTCGCCGACCAGCTCGGCCCGGACTCGCGGCGCAGGTCGGAGGCCGCGATCGCGGCGGGCCGCGCCTGGGGCAGCCGGCTCGACGTCGGCGACCATCGGGTGGAGTCGCTGGAGGACGCCAAGGACCTCACGATGACGTTGATGTCGGAACTGGGTTTCGCCCCGGAGCGTGACCCGTCTCCGGAGACCGAGGGCAAGGCGCTGATCCGGTTGACGGCGTGCCCGTTGCGCGAACTCGCGCGGACGCACTCCGAAGTGGTTTGCGGCGTGCACCTCGGTCTCATCGAGGAGGTGCTCGACCGGGGCGGTGCGCAGGGGACGATCGACGTGCGGATGCATCCGTTCGTCGAGCCGGAGCTGTGCGTGGCCCGGCTGGAACTCATCGCGGCCCAGCGCGCCGAGGCCCAGCAGGCGGCGACGGTGCCCCCCGGTGGCGACGCCGAAGCGCTGACCGCGCCGTCAGGCCGTGTGGCCCCACAGTTGCGTAACGCCGATCCCAACGTCGCCAAGCAATCGGCGCAGCAGTGGTAG
- a CDS encoding nucleoside triphosphate pyrophosphatase, translating to MTRLILASASPARREVLRSAGIDPIVRVSAVDEDAVAAALPEGTPPQGVVVELARAKAAAVAAAIPEFAADCVVVACDSMLLVDGELQGKPHTPEVARARWGDMAGRSADLVTGHCVVRMRDGHITAEAVDCSSTTVHFAKPEPDELDAYIATGEPLQVAGAFTLDGLGGWFVDRIDGDPSSVIGIGLPLLRRLLGDVGIGVTQLWGHTA from the coding sequence GTGACGCGGCTGATCCTGGCTTCCGCGTCCCCGGCCCGCCGGGAGGTTCTCCGCTCGGCGGGCATCGACCCGATCGTCCGGGTCTCCGCCGTGGACGAGGACGCGGTCGCCGCCGCCCTCCCGGAGGGCACGCCACCTCAGGGGGTCGTGGTGGAGCTGGCGCGCGCCAAAGCCGCCGCCGTGGCGGCCGCGATCCCGGAATTCGCGGCCGATTGCGTTGTCGTGGCCTGCGACTCGATGCTGCTCGTGGACGGCGAGCTGCAGGGCAAACCGCACACCCCCGAGGTCGCTCGCGCACGATGGGGCGACATGGCCGGACGCAGCGCGGATCTGGTCACCGGCCACTGCGTGGTGCGGATGCGGGATGGCCACATCACCGCCGAGGCGGTCGACTGCAGCAGCACCACCGTGCATTTCGCCAAGCCGGAGCCGGACGAGCTGGACGCCTACATCGCGACCGGTGAGCCGCTCCAGGTGGCGGGCGCGTTCACCCTCGACGGGCTCGGCGGCTGGTTCGTCGATCGCATCGATGGCGACCCGTCCAGCGTCATCGGGATCGGGCTACCACTGCTGCGCCGATTGCTTGGCGACGTTGGGATCGGCGTTACGCAACTGTGGGGCCACACGGCCTGA
- a CDS encoding acyl-CoA carboxylase subunit epsilon — MAEEDVLSAVELDLTVDPIADEAGASTGPTATAQSAEATPEPFFRVVKGSPTDEELAALVCVLSAAANSAAPAGPSGPPDLWGHPTLMHRGSSPFSPYSFPLLSHLRG, encoded by the coding sequence GTGGCAGAAGAAGATGTGTTGAGCGCCGTCGAACTGGATCTGACAGTCGACCCGATCGCAGACGAGGCCGGTGCGTCCACCGGTCCGACCGCGACAGCGCAATCCGCCGAGGCCACCCCGGAGCCGTTCTTCCGTGTCGTGAAGGGCTCGCCGACCGATGAGGAACTCGCCGCGCTGGTATGCGTGCTGTCCGCCGCCGCGAACAGCGCCGCGCCGGCCGGGCCCTCGGGTCCGCCCGACCTGTGGGGCCATCCCACGCTGATGCACCGCGGCTCTTCACCGTTCTCTCCCTACTCTTTCCCGCTGCTGTCCCACCTGCGCGGGTGA
- a CDS encoding serine/threonine-protein kinase — protein sequence MTKRLAGGCIDMGELWFGHYRLDRLLGSGGMGEVWLAHDTTADRTVALKVLSAAYASDTTFRQRFTREARLAAQVRGPHLVPIHSFGELDGRLYIDMEFIDGCDVAALLRREGRLDLERAIEIVTQTATALDLAHRAGLVHRDVKPSNIMVTPGGTAYLIDFGTAHRSDQPAITRTGNVVGTLAYMAPERFEGAAVPRSDQYSLACVLYECLTGRRPFDDGDPPRLLRAHLMQTPPPASALNPAVPPELDAVIERGMAKDPADRWSSAGELASAGYAALTGRDATTVELSSAMPTVLLPPPRGVVRAHVAPAARNSLGPRLALVAFAVLVAAVAGALWLGRPDTTDAGPATAPVPPSEHELTTPSALPSRPPSARTPVPISAPTVILPGAGQPCDPAVDVHSVTVDGLELTCAPSAGRSSWLPVSPASGGVAAEPADDSIGSGRPGPADKPDRGKPDHANPGHGKDKPKPGK from the coding sequence ATGACCAAGAGGCTAGCGGGAGGTTGTATCGACATGGGCGAGCTGTGGTTCGGCCACTACCGCCTCGATCGGCTGCTGGGCAGCGGCGGCATGGGCGAGGTCTGGCTGGCGCACGACACCACCGCCGACCGGACCGTCGCATTGAAGGTGCTGTCCGCCGCGTACGCGTCGGACACGACGTTCCGGCAACGCTTCACCCGGGAGGCCCGGCTGGCCGCCCAGGTGCGCGGGCCGCACCTGGTGCCGATCCACTCGTTCGGCGAACTCGACGGCCGCCTGTACATCGATATGGAGTTCATCGACGGTTGCGATGTCGCCGCGCTGCTGCGGCGCGAGGGGCGACTGGACCTCGAACGCGCGATCGAGATCGTCACCCAGACGGCCACCGCTCTCGATCTCGCGCACCGGGCGGGTTTGGTGCACCGTGACGTGAAGCCGTCCAACATCATGGTCACGCCCGGCGGCACCGCATACCTGATCGACTTCGGCACCGCGCACCGCAGCGACCAGCCCGCGATCACCCGCACCGGCAACGTGGTGGGCACGCTGGCCTACATGGCGCCGGAGCGGTTCGAGGGGGCGGCGGTTCCACGGTCCGATCAATATTCGCTGGCCTGCGTGCTGTACGAGTGCCTCACCGGGCGGAGACCGTTCGACGACGGCGACCCGCCGCGCCTGTTGCGCGCCCACCTGATGCAGACACCGCCGCCGGCCTCCGCGCTGAATCCCGCCGTGCCGCCGGAACTGGACGCGGTCATCGAACGCGGCATGGCGAAAGACCCGGCCGACCGCTGGTCCAGCGCGGGGGAACTGGCGTCGGCCGGGTACGCGGCCCTGACCGGCCGGGACGCGACCACGGTCGAACTCTCGTCGGCGATGCCGACCGTCCTGCTGCCGCCGCCGCGCGGGGTGGTCCGCGCCCATGTCGCGCCCGCGGCGCGAAACTCTCTCGGGCCACGTCTGGCCCTGGTGGCGTTCGCGGTGCTCGTCGCGGCGGTCGCCGGGGCGCTATGGCTCGGACGGCCGGACACCACCGACGCGGGACCCGCCACCGCCCCCGTCCCGCCCTCCGAGCACGAACTCACGACACCGTCCGCCCTGCCGTCGCGTCCCCCGTCCGCGCGGACTCCGGTCCCGATCTCGGCGCCCACCGTGATCCTGCCCGGCGCGGGTCAGCCGTGCGATCCGGCGGTCGACGTGCACAGCGTCACCGTGGACGGCCTCGAGCTGACCTGTGCGCCGTCGGCGGGCCGGTCGAGCTGGCTTCCGGTGTCGCCGGCTTCCGGTGGTGTCGCCGCGGAACCCGCGGACGACTCGATCGGATCAGGCCGGCCCGGCCCGGCCGACAAGCCCGACCGGGGCAAACCAGATCACGCGAACCCAGGCCACGGCAAGGACAAGCCGAAGCCCGGCAAGTAG
- a CDS encoding acetyl/propionyl/methylcrotonyl-CoA carboxylase subunit alpha, which yields MPSHASARITKVLVANRGEIAVRVIRAAKDAGIGSVAVYAEPDADAPFVKLADEAFALGGQTSAESYLVFDKILDAAAKSGADAIHPGYGFLSENADFAQAVIDAGLIWIGPSPQSIRDLGDKVTARHIAERANAPMAAGTKDPVKDATEVVEFAKKYGVPVAIKAAFGGGGRGMKVAHSIEEIPELYDSAVREATAAFGRGECFVEQYLDKARHVEAQVIADKHGNVIVAGTRDCSLQRRFQKLVEEAPAPFLSDEVRAKIHASAKAICKEAGYYGAGTVEYLVQGETVSFLEVNTRLQVEHPVTEETAGIDLVRQQFRIANGEKLEITEDPTPRGHAFEFRINGEDAGRGFLPAPGPVTVYREPSGPGVRVDSGVVAGSVIGGQFDSMLAKLIVTGENRTQALERARRALAEFEVDGLATVIPFHRAIVEDPAFIGDGEKFDVYTKWIETEWVNTVEPFTGASAPAEEDEEAPRQKVVVEVGGRRVEVSLPGNFTVGAGAAGAAGNGAGVIRKKPKPRKRGGAGGGAASGDAVTAPMQGTVVKVAVEEGQSVEAGDLIVVLEAMKMENPVNAHKAGVVTGLSVEAGAAITQGTVLAEIK from the coding sequence GTGCCCAGCCATGCCAGCGCGCGGATCACAAAGGTACTCGTAGCTAACCGAGGCGAGATCGCCGTGCGCGTGATCCGGGCGGCCAAGGATGCCGGTATCGGCAGCGTCGCGGTCTACGCCGAGCCGGATGCCGACGCTCCGTTCGTCAAGCTCGCCGACGAGGCCTTCGCCCTGGGCGGGCAGACCTCGGCAGAGTCGTACCTGGTGTTCGACAAGATCCTCGACGCCGCCGCCAAGTCCGGCGCCGACGCCATCCACCCGGGTTACGGCTTCCTGTCCGAGAACGCCGACTTCGCCCAGGCCGTCATCGACGCCGGGCTGATCTGGATCGGTCCCTCCCCGCAGTCCATCCGCGACCTGGGTGACAAGGTCACCGCGCGGCACATCGCCGAGCGCGCGAACGCGCCGATGGCCGCGGGCACCAAGGACCCGGTGAAGGACGCGACCGAGGTCGTCGAGTTCGCGAAGAAGTACGGCGTGCCGGTCGCCATCAAGGCCGCGTTCGGTGGTGGTGGCCGCGGCATGAAGGTCGCGCACTCGATCGAGGAGATCCCCGAGCTGTACGACTCGGCCGTGCGTGAGGCGACCGCCGCCTTCGGTCGCGGCGAGTGCTTCGTCGAGCAGTACCTCGACAAGGCCCGCCACGTCGAGGCCCAGGTCATCGCCGACAAGCACGGCAACGTCATCGTCGCGGGCACCCGGGACTGCTCGCTGCAGCGGCGTTTCCAGAAGCTCGTCGAGGAGGCCCCCGCGCCGTTCCTGTCCGACGAAGTGCGCGCGAAGATCCACGCCTCGGCCAAGGCCATCTGCAAGGAAGCCGGTTACTACGGCGCGGGCACCGTCGAGTACCTGGTGCAGGGCGAGACCGTCTCCTTCCTCGAGGTGAACACCCGCCTGCAGGTGGAGCACCCGGTCACCGAGGAGACCGCGGGCATCGACCTGGTGCGCCAGCAGTTCCGCATCGCCAACGGCGAGAAGCTGGAGATCACCGAGGACCCGACGCCGCGCGGCCACGCCTTCGAGTTCCGCATCAACGGCGAGGACGCCGGCCGCGGCTTCCTGCCCGCCCCCGGCCCGGTCACCGTGTACCGGGAGCCGTCGGGCCCCGGTGTGCGCGTGGACTCCGGCGTGGTGGCCGGCAGCGTGATCGGCGGACAGTTCGACTCCATGCTCGCCAAGCTGATCGTCACCGGTGAGAACCGCACGCAGGCGCTGGAGCGGGCGCGGCGCGCGCTGGCCGAGTTCGAGGTCGACGGCCTGGCCACGGTCATCCCGTTCCACCGGGCGATCGTCGAAGACCCGGCGTTCATCGGTGACGGCGAGAAGTTCGACGTCTACACCAAGTGGATCGAAACCGAGTGGGTCAACACCGTCGAGCCGTTCACCGGCGCGAGCGCCCCGGCCGAGGAGGACGAAGAGGCGCCGCGGCAGAAGGTCGTCGTCGAGGTCGGCGGCCGCCGGGTCGAGGTGTCGCTGCCGGGCAACTTCACCGTCGGCGCCGGAGCGGCCGGTGCGGCGGGCAACGGCGCCGGTGTGATCCGCAAGAAGCCCAAGCCGCGCAAGCGGGGCGGCGCGGGCGGCGGCGCGGCTTCCGGTGACGCGGTCACCGCTCCGATGCAGGGCACCGTCGTCAAGGTCGCCGTGGAAGAGGGCCAGTCGGTCGAGGCGGGCGATCTGATCGTGGTGCTCGAGGCCATGAAGATGGAGAACCCGGTCAACGCGCACAAGGCGGGTGTGGTCACCGGCCTGTCCGTCGAGGCAGGCGCGGCGATCACGCAGGGCACCGTGCTGGCGGAGATCAAGTAG
- a CDS encoding serine/threonine-protein kinase: protein MGEVRFGGYQLERLLGKGGMGQVWLAYDRVAARRVALKLLPAELAAAGGYRKRFEREAEAVAQLRDPHVPRIHRFGEIDGRLYIDMQFVEGTDLARKLLAEGPMPPAEAVGVVGHVAAALDVAHRAGLVHRDVKPSNIVVHPSGFTYLIDFGIAHGLGQTAVTTTGMAIGTLAYMAPERFTGKADGRADVYSLACVLYECLTGSRLYGDTDPAQQMHAHLTAPPPRAGSVCAAVPAALDVVIARGLAKEPGERFSTAGEFAAAARAAIGASAPDPRVVPPSAVSSRPATKPLTGVASAVRDGDPAAREYPAPAKEGVVAEDGSQPASSAPAPRRMPAPTKVLPNQDPTPTLVATRLDWPSSTPQPNSAARRPVSHPGSSVRGYAGPQPPPGTGYSIPGQPYSSRRWWYLNGSNAAGAAPQAGWQGRLRALQARVLTPKPGPVAPPYRAPARKVFPTVQRPVPPPVAQRRPGVLVPRRQPRRRRSLLSKMIGALIVVFLAPFAFAAGCVALIAAGTRTGDSGAPASPPSAVATEQPGPPGDADSASDPAAVAPAGSPVRDGKFEFVVTEVDSGVSRIGLQKAAGSFLIVTLAVRNISDETKWFLPMGQRVLDAQNTPFDHNATATMWQNTQQRLGYSFELRPGQSATTQLVFDLPQTVTPDHLELHDFVLSGGVRVHIA, encoded by the coding sequence ATGGGGGAGGTGCGATTCGGGGGTTACCAGCTGGAGCGGCTGCTCGGCAAGGGCGGCATGGGGCAGGTCTGGCTGGCGTACGACCGGGTGGCGGCGCGCCGCGTGGCGTTGAAACTCCTGCCCGCGGAACTCGCGGCCGCGGGGGGATACCGCAAACGATTCGAGCGCGAAGCCGAGGCCGTGGCGCAGTTGCGCGACCCGCACGTCCCGCGGATCCACCGGTTCGGCGAGATCGACGGCAGGCTCTACATCGACATGCAATTCGTCGAGGGCACCGATCTGGCGCGCAAGCTGCTGGCCGAGGGGCCGATGCCGCCCGCGGAGGCGGTCGGCGTCGTCGGCCACGTCGCCGCCGCACTCGATGTGGCGCACCGAGCCGGGCTGGTGCACCGCGACGTCAAACCGTCGAACATCGTCGTCCACCCCAGCGGCTTCACCTACCTGATCGACTTCGGCATCGCGCACGGTCTCGGTCAGACGGCCGTGACCACCACCGGTATGGCGATCGGCACGCTCGCGTACATGGCGCCGGAGCGGTTCACCGGCAAGGCGGACGGCCGCGCCGACGTCTACTCGCTGGCCTGCGTGCTCTACGAATGCCTCACCGGCTCCCGGCTCTACGGCGATACCGACCCGGCGCAGCAGATGCACGCCCACCTGACGGCGCCGCCGCCACGCGCCGGTTCGGTGTGCGCCGCCGTCCCCGCCGCGCTGGACGTCGTCATCGCCCGCGGTTTGGCCAAGGAGCCGGGCGAAAGATTCTCCACCGCAGGTGAGTTCGCCGCAGCCGCGCGAGCGGCGATCGGCGCTTCCGCTCCGGATCCGCGAGTCGTGCCGCCGTCGGCCGTATCGAGCCGTCCGGCGACGAAGCCGTTGACCGGAGTGGCCTCGGCTGTCCGCGACGGCGATCCGGCTGCACGGGAGTATCCTGCACCGGCAAAGGAAGGTGTTGTCGCAGAGGACGGTTCGCAGCCCGCGAGCTCGGCCCCCGCTCCGCGGCGCATGCCCGCTCCGACGAAGGTTCTGCCGAATCAGGATCCGACACCAACGCTGGTGGCGACCAGGCTCGACTGGCCTTCGTCCACACCACAGCCGAATTCCGCTGCGCGCCGACCTGTTTCGCACCCGGGCTCGTCTGTGCGGGGATATGCCGGTCCACAGCCGCCGCCCGGCACTGGTTATTCCATTCCGGGACAACCCTATTCATCGCGCAGGTGGTGGTATCTGAACGGATCGAATGCCGCCGGAGCCGCACCGCAGGCCGGTTGGCAGGGGCGTCTGCGCGCTCTGCAAGCGCGCGTGCTGACCCCGAAGCCCGGCCCGGTCGCGCCACCGTATCGGGCACCGGCGCGGAAGGTCTTCCCAACGGTCCAGCGTCCGGTTCCTCCGCCGGTCGCGCAGCGGCGGCCGGGCGTCCTCGTCCCGCGCAGGCAGCCGCGACGCCGCCGGAGTCTGCTGTCGAAAATGATCGGCGCGCTGATCGTGGTATTCCTCGCGCCGTTCGCGTTCGCGGCGGGCTGCGTCGCCTTGATCGCGGCGGGAACCAGGACCGGAGACTCCGGCGCCCCCGCGTCGCCGCCCTCGGCGGTGGCGACGGAGCAACCCGGACCGCCCGGCGACGCCGACTCCGCGTCCGATCCGGCCGCCGTGGCGCCGGCGGGCAGCCCCGTGCGCGACGGCAAATTCGAATTCGTCGTGACGGAGGTCGACTCGGGCGTGTCCCGAATCGGATTGCAGAAGGCCGCGGGCTCGTTCCTGATCGTCACACTGGCCGTTCGCAACATCTCCGACGAGACGAAGTGGTTCCTGCCGATGGGCCAGCGCGTCCTGGACGCGCAGAACACGCCCTTCGACCACAACGCCACCGCCACCATGTGGCAGAACACCCAACAGCGCCTCGGCTACTCCTTCGAGCTGCGCCCCGGGCAGTCCGCCACCACCCAACTCGTGTTCGACCTGCCGCAGACGGTGACACCCGACCACCTGGAACTGCACGATTTCGTGCTCTCCGGCGGTGTGCGAGTCCATATCGCCTGA